In Bacteroidota bacterium, a genomic segment contains:
- the efp gene encoding elongation factor P yields MASTSDFKNGLCIEFNKNLYTIVQFQHVKPGKGPAFVRTKLKSLITGRVIENTFSAGVKINVARIERRKYQFLYKDDMGLNLMHTETYEQIIIQETMIEKPELFKEGTEVEVVFHADTETPLTCELPPFVIMDVTYTEPGVKGDTSSSTALKPATLDTGAIINVPLFVNEGDKIKIDTRTGQYVERVK; encoded by the coding sequence ATGGCAAGTACATCAGATTTTAAAAATGGTTTATGTATCGAATTTAATAAAAATCTTTATACAATTGTGCAGTTTCAGCACGTAAAACCTGGTAAAGGACCTGCATTTGTAAGAACTAAACTAAAAAGTTTGATTACAGGGAGAGTAATTGAAAACACATTTTCGGCAGGAGTGAAAATTAATGTTGCACGCATTGAAAGAAGAAAATATCAATTTCTCTATAAAGACGATATGGGTCTGAATTTAATGCACACAGAAACCTACGAACAGATTATAATACAAGAAACTATGATTGAAAAACCTGAACTTTTTAAGGAAGGAACAGAAGTTGAGGTTGTTTTTCATGCTGATACAGAAACTCCACTAACTTGCGAATTGCCTCCGTTTGTAATTATGGATGTAACATATACAGAGCCCGGAGTAAAAGGTGATACATCTTCATCAACTGCACTGAAACCGGCAACTCTTGATACAGGAGCAATTATCAATGTACCTTTGTTTGTGAACGAGGGCGATAAAATAAAAATTGATACAAGAACCGGACAGTATGTCGAGAGAGTAAAATAA
- a CDS encoding SpoIIE family protein phosphatase translates to MARGKSKRLEFSNFKLNYLLDITRAINENYTVDELLVRFEKLLIEELNIGKVLLYKKTKKWEQFIVSGIDETSIENIDVEKDICRFKKMTRCSLSSDKKLRQFDLIIPVSHKEQILAYVLIGDKELEEKGVSPTIKHQNFIDTIANIIIVAIENKRLAKENVDQLKIRQEFLLASKMQSMLIPDSNSLPKNEKINTASFYLPHFEVGGDYYDFIELNQNEIGFCIADVSGKGISAAILMSNFQATLRALFTDEIKLPDLIVKLNKTVLDNAKGEKFLTLFIAKYNYQTRELEYINAAHNPPLLYEVANKKMKYLTKGSVGIGMLDEIPKISVGNEIIQSETKLLCFTDGLVEMEYHNDIEFEADQLEEYFEKDLNIKKTIENIIKKLNIRQRQETIFDDISIIGVEFF, encoded by the coding sequence ATGGCAAGGGGAAAAAGCAAAAGACTTGAATTTTCAAATTTTAAATTAAATTATCTATTAGATATTACTCGCGCCATTAATGAAAATTATACGGTAGATGAGCTTTTGGTAAGATTTGAAAAACTTTTAATAGAAGAATTGAACATCGGGAAAGTTTTGCTGTATAAAAAAACCAAAAAATGGGAGCAATTTATAGTTTCAGGTATCGACGAGACAAGTATTGAAAATATTGATGTAGAAAAAGATATATGCCGCTTTAAAAAAATGACAAGATGTAGTTTGTCAAGTGACAAAAAACTACGACAATTCGATTTGATTATTCCGGTGTCGCATAAAGAGCAGATTTTAGCCTATGTTTTGATTGGCGATAAAGAGCTGGAAGAGAAGGGAGTAAGTCCAACAATAAAGCATCAGAATTTTATTGATACTATTGCAAACATCATTATCGTTGCAATAGAAAACAAACGATTAGCCAAAGAAAATGTCGATCAGCTCAAAATTAGGCAAGAATTTCTGCTGGCATCGAAAATGCAATCAATGCTAATTCCTGATAGTAATTCCCTTCCAAAAAATGAAAAAATAAATACTGCATCCTTCTATTTGCCACATTTTGAGGTGGGCGGTGATTATTACGATTTCATAGAACTAAACCAAAATGAAATAGGTTTTTGCATTGCCGATGTTTCTGGGAAAGGTATTTCAGCAGCAATATTAATGTCTAATTTTCAGGCAACATTAAGAGCACTATTTACAGATGAAATAAAACTGCCAGATTTGATTGTCAAATTAAACAAAACAGTTCTCGATAATGCCAAGGGAGAAAAGTTTCTTACACTTTTTATTGCAAAATATAACTATCAAACAAGAGAACTTGAGTATATTAATGCAGCGCACAATCCCCCACTTCTCTACGAAGTGGCAAATAAAAAAATGAAATATCTCACCAAGGGCTCAGTTGGGATTGGAATGCTCGATGAAATTCCCAAAATCTCGGTAGGAAATGAAATAATTCAATCAGAAACAAAATTATTGTGTTTCACTGACGGATTGGTTGAAATGGAATATCATAATGATATTGAGTTTGAAGCAGATCAGCTTGAAGAATACTTTGAAAAAGACCTGAACATTAAAAAAACGATTGAAAATATCATAAAAAAGCTTAATATACGTCAAAGACAGGAAACAATTTTCGATGACATTTCAATTATCGGAGTTGAATTTTTTTAG